One part of the Thiothrix nivea DSM 5205 genome encodes these proteins:
- a CDS encoding TolB family protein, with product MSSYNVLERGIARLLGYFPAAKKFSKFSYSHLMYLIYKKSFKHQSIADPVAYTPNQQSSFFGYYDKAPESSKGVILAQIFANSTHKKPSAQKGIELVVFDKQKKPLLHIPICAYNWQQGCRAHWLSNDLFIFNDFNHSKNSYVARVYSLATQQQVKTFDHPVQDSFKTDYFISLNYRRLMALRPDYGYRNLPSLEKEQLSDLQNDGLWRIEYATGEAKLLISLADACKVNPHPEFENATHKFNHVMISPDGTQFIFLHRYLLGKRRVDRLMLADSKTGVLKLLSDYGMVSHCFWADDKIILAYMRGPENKDAYWLLDITTKTFTHFPYLESYGDGHPHVHGDWFVTDTYPDKARMQHLLLANWKTSEVKKLGEFFHGFEFNGETRCDLHPRFSPDGKTVYFDSVFSGKRQLYAMGIDY from the coding sequence GTGAGTAGTTATAACGTCTTAGAACGCGGTATTGCAAGGCTTCTTGGATACTTTCCGGCAGCAAAAAAATTTTCCAAATTTAGTTACTCTCACTTGATGTACTTGATATACAAAAAATCTTTCAAGCATCAATCAATTGCTGATCCGGTAGCTTACACACCAAACCAACAAAGTAGCTTTTTCGGCTATTACGATAAAGCACCTGAAAGTAGTAAAGGCGTTATTTTAGCTCAGATTTTCGCCAACTCAACCCATAAAAAGCCTTCTGCTCAGAAAGGGATTGAATTAGTAGTTTTTGATAAACAAAAAAAGCCTCTACTTCATATACCCATCTGTGCTTATAACTGGCAACAAGGTTGTCGTGCGCATTGGTTATCTAATGATCTTTTTATCTTCAATGATTTTAACCACTCAAAAAATTCTTATGTAGCTCGTGTTTATTCACTTGCCACTCAGCAACAAGTCAAAACCTTTGATCACCCTGTTCAAGATTCCTTTAAAACAGACTATTTTATTTCATTAAATTACCGACGTTTAATGGCTTTACGACCTGATTATGGTTATCGAAATTTACCTTCTTTGGAAAAAGAACAACTATCTGATCTACAAAACGATGGACTCTGGCGTATTGAATATGCCACAGGTGAAGCTAAATTACTTATCTCTTTGGCTGATGCCTGTAAGGTCAATCCACACCCTGAATTTGAAAACGCTACCCATAAATTTAACCATGTAATGATTTCCCCAGATGGGACACAATTCATTTTCTTACATCGTTATCTTCTTGGAAAACGCCGCGTTGACCGACTCATGTTAGCAGATTCAAAAACAGGTGTACTAAAACTACTCTCAGACTACGGTATGGTAAGCCACTGCTTCTGGGCTGATGACAAAATAATCCTTGCTTATATGAGAGGTCCAGAGAATAAAGATGCTTACTGGCTACTTGATATAACAACAAAAACTTTCACACACTTCCCTTACTTAGAAAGTTATGGAGACGGTCATCCCCATGTACACGGTGACTGGTTCGTTACAGATACTTATCCAGACAAAGCACGTATGCAACACTTATTATTAGCGAATTGGAAAACAAGCGAAGTAAAAAAATTAGGCGAATTTTTTCATGGCTTTGAATTTAATGGTGAGACACGTTGCGACCTACATCCTCGATTTAGCCCTGATGGCAAAACTGTTTACTTTGATTCAGTTTTTTCAGGCAAACGTCAACTTTATGCAATGGGGATAGACTATTGA
- a CDS encoding oxidoreductase: protein MLNNQIVVVTGGAGLIGKAFVEAIAQNGGVAIIADISIERSHQAKASLPESLQYNIDVIELDITNKESITQQIQALHQKYGRIDALVNNAYPRNKNYGRHFFDVEYEDFNENVGLHLGGYFNVSKHFAKFFVEQGHGNIINISSIYGLVAPRFHIYEGTKMTVPVEYAVIKSGLNHLTQYMTVYLKDKNVRVNTLALGGILDGQPESFLKNYRDECLNKGMLNPKDIVGSLVYLLSEQSKYVNGQNIVVDDGFSL from the coding sequence ATGCTAAATAATCAAATTGTAGTGGTAACCGGCGGAGCAGGCCTGATAGGTAAAGCTTTTGTTGAAGCGATTGCACAGAATGGCGGTGTCGCGATAATTGCAGATATCAGTATAGAAAGAAGTCACCAAGCTAAAGCAAGTTTGCCAGAAAGCTTGCAATATAATATTGATGTGATCGAATTGGATATTACCAATAAAGAATCCATTACCCAACAAATACAAGCCTTGCATCAAAAATATGGGCGAATCGATGCATTAGTGAATAACGCCTACCCAAGAAATAAAAATTATGGTCGTCATTTTTTTGATGTCGAGTATGAAGACTTTAATGAAAACGTAGGGTTGCATTTAGGAGGATACTTTAATGTCTCAAAACACTTTGCGAAATTCTTTGTTGAGCAAGGGCATGGCAATATTATCAATATTTCGTCTATATATGGCTTAGTCGCACCGCGCTTTCACATCTACGAAGGCACAAAAATGACCGTGCCAGTGGAATATGCGGTTATTAAGTCGGGTTTAAATCATCTAACCCAGTATATGACCGTCTACTTAAAAGATAAAAATGTCCGCGTGAATACCTTAGCGCTCGGCGGTATTTTAGATGGTCAGCCGGAATCGTTTCTTAAAAACTATCGGGATGAATGCTTAAACAAAGGCATGCTTAATCCTAAAGATATTGTGGGTTCATTGGTTTACTTGCTTTCAGAGCAAAGCAAATACGTCAATGGACAGAATATTGTTGTAGATGATGGGTTTAGTTTGTGA
- a CDS encoding IS3 family transposase has protein sequence MHHFRSRPKEYQQLLRQNHMVCSMSRKGNCWDNAPTERFFGSLKREWLTGNHYVTRDAAIRDVRDYIAYYNSRRLHTTIGDKTPIEFETGQLAKSA, from the coding sequence ATGCATCACTTCCGGTCACGCCCCAAGGAATACCAGCAGTTGCTTAGGCAAAACCACATGGTTTGCTCCATGAGCCGCAAAGGCAACTGCTGGGATAATGCCCCCACCGAACGTTTCTTCGGCAGCCTCAAACGTGAATGGCTGACAGGGAATCACTATGTGACACGGGACGCCGCTATCCGGGATGTACGTGACTACATCGCGTACTACAACTCACGGCGGCTACATACAACCATTGGGGACAAAACTCCGATTGAATTTGAGACAGGACAATTGGCTAAATCCGCTTAA
- a CDS encoding glycosyltransferase, translating to MNFSVLMSVYAKENARYLEECLNSLAKQTLQANEVILVEDGLITTDLSEIIKQYRNELNIISVRIPKNVGLAMALNTGLKNCSYNLIARMDTDDIALPIRFEKQIDFIKKNPDVDIVGSFAIEIDEHGAHGNTRKTTVNHDQIHKNLFTCPFIHPTILFKKDKITALGGYNTKLKRRQDYELWFRCAQAGAKFANIPESLLLYRFTTQTHKRQNLKTCIEQGNIGYNGVKSLKQPLWQGIACYIPILRAILPHKIQHIIYPILKKFDPRQKEYS from the coding sequence TTGAATTTTTCAGTCTTAATGTCTGTCTATGCTAAAGAAAATGCTCGCTATTTAGAGGAATGCCTAAATAGTCTAGCAAAACAAACACTTCAAGCAAACGAAGTCATTTTGGTTGAAGATGGACTGATTACTACGGATCTGTCTGAAATAATTAAACAATATCGAAACGAGTTAAATATTATATCTGTCCGCATTCCAAAGAATGTAGGTTTAGCCATGGCTTTAAATACAGGCTTGAAAAACTGCTCATATAACTTAATAGCTCGAATGGATACAGACGATATCGCTTTACCCATACGATTTGAAAAACAAATAGACTTTATAAAAAAGAATCCTGATGTAGATATTGTTGGATCATTTGCGATAGAGATAGATGAGCATGGAGCACATGGAAATACAAGAAAAACCACAGTCAACCATGACCAGATCCACAAAAACTTATTTACCTGTCCCTTCATACATCCCACTATCCTTTTTAAAAAGGATAAAATCACAGCACTGGGAGGATACAATACGAAACTGAAACGTCGTCAGGATTATGAGCTATGGTTTCGATGTGCACAAGCTGGCGCGAAATTTGCCAATATTCCAGAATCCTTATTGTTATACCGTTTTACAACACAGACACATAAACGCCAAAACCTTAAAACTTGTATTGAACAAGGAAATATTGGATATAACGGTGTCAAGTCACTCAAACAACCATTATGGCAAGGCATTGCTTGTTATATTCCTATCCTAAGAGCAATACTACCCCATAAAATACAACATATAATCTATCCAATTTTAAAAAAATTTGATCCAAGGCAAAAGGAATATTCTTGA
- a CDS encoding surface carbohydrate biosynthesis protein, producing MTLKKPLALFHIELYKREIVPKLYLAMYLAKNFNFQIYLGKVENYAQATIGKGVYLNKDHGVWSEERLLKIKSNGYFVTAFDEEGMIYKSDEIYNRSRGSKKLLDELDAIFLWGENQSKTIGKISQNFNNKFITGSPKFDFYKSVKNRSIDQKIGGRDVIKVLVNTRFTYVNSLNPTLQSDIDNLKKLSFVKSKEDEFLFRQLVESDKVIFNEFCKLFNLLGDDERFAVVIRPHPAENGEVYKEFASKYNNIHVDGNSDLIQQIITHDCVVHDGCSTAIEARVLGKYVFGLRPENLKSAYIATANRFSRNFMDASSLKKYLLNKSEWYLEDVDHLGKLFIENWKDKSASISFGKIIDSFDLEKVEILKPSIEKQSVKRFIADVVYFFVRKYPSLLKLLPTSTAKKVQNFYQARSKSQKVFPKIKLENVKEQINYLCGLDEILGNYEKYNIKKINSYSFVITYD from the coding sequence GTGACTTTAAAGAAGCCATTAGCATTGTTCCATATAGAATTGTATAAAAGGGAGATAGTACCCAAGCTATATCTTGCTATGTACTTGGCCAAAAACTTTAATTTTCAAATTTATCTTGGAAAAGTTGAGAATTATGCACAGGCGACAATCGGAAAAGGTGTTTACCTTAATAAAGATCATGGTGTATGGAGTGAAGAAAGGTTATTGAAAATAAAGTCTAATGGATACTTTGTTACAGCGTTTGATGAGGAGGGTATGATATATAAATCTGATGAAATTTATAACCGTTCTAGAGGTTCAAAAAAATTATTGGATGAACTCGATGCTATTTTTCTTTGGGGAGAAAATCAATCAAAAACAATCGGAAAAATTTCCCAAAATTTTAATAACAAGTTTATAACAGGATCACCTAAGTTTGATTTTTATAAAAGCGTTAAAAATAGATCTATAGATCAGAAGATTGGGGGAAGGGATGTTATAAAAGTTTTAGTCAATACACGATTTACATATGTTAATAGTTTAAACCCCACTCTCCAAAGTGACATAGATAATTTAAAAAAACTTAGTTTTGTTAAGTCAAAAGAAGATGAATTTTTATTTAGACAACTTGTTGAATCAGATAAAGTTATTTTTAATGAATTTTGTAAGTTATTTAACTTATTAGGTGATGATGAGCGTTTTGCTGTCGTCATAAGGCCACATCCTGCTGAAAATGGCGAAGTTTATAAAGAGTTCGCGAGTAAATACAATAATATACACGTTGATGGTAATTCGGATTTGATACAGCAAATTATTACGCATGACTGTGTAGTACACGATGGTTGTTCTACAGCAATTGAAGCAAGGGTTTTAGGTAAGTATGTTTTTGGATTAAGGCCTGAAAATTTAAAATCAGCATATATAGCTACAGCGAATAGATTTTCAAGAAATTTCATGGATGCAAGTTCTTTAAAGAAATATTTACTTAACAAGTCTGAATGGTACTTGGAGGATGTCGATCACTTGGGGAAATTGTTTATAGAAAACTGGAAAGATAAATCTGCGTCCATTTCGTTTGGAAAGATAATCGATTCTTTTGATTTAGAAAAAGTTGAAATATTGAAACCAAGTATTGAAAAACAAAGTGTTAAGCGATTTATTGCCGATGTAGTCTACTTTTTTGTTAGAAAATATCCCTCTTTGCTAAAACTGTTGCCAACAAGCACAGCGAAAAAGGTTCAAAACTTTTATCAGGCTAGATCTAAAAGCCAGAAAGTTTTTCCAAAAATTAAACTAGAAAATGTGAAAGAACAAATTAATTATCTATGTGGTCTTGATGAAATCCTTGGTAATTATGAAAAATACAATATAAAAAAAATAAATTCTTATTCCTTTGTTATTACCTATGATTAA
- a CDS encoding sugar transferase produces the protein MSLRTTFKRQSDITLAFIAATVLLLPGLLVALLVRLTSPGPILYWSERVGENNRIFRMPKFRTMRTDTPAVATHLLQDPARWLTPIGGFLRKTSLDELPQLWSILKGDMSFVGPRPALFNQDDLIALRTEREVHRILPGLTGWAQINGRDELPIPQKVALDAEYLLRQSFWFDLKIIWLTALKVMRSEGVTH, from the coding sequence ATGAGTCTGCGTACAACCTTCAAACGCCAGTCCGATATTACACTGGCATTCATCGCCGCCACTGTGCTGTTATTGCCAGGGTTATTGGTGGCCTTGCTGGTGCGCCTTACCTCTCCCGGCCCGATCCTGTACTGGTCCGAGCGCGTGGGTGAAAACAACCGCATCTTCAGGATGCCCAAGTTCCGCACCATGCGCACCGACACTCCCGCCGTCGCCACCCATTTGCTGCAAGACCCGGCCCGTTGGCTAACGCCTATTGGCGGTTTCCTGCGCAAGACCAGCCTTGACGAACTCCCCCAGTTGTGGAGCATCCTGAAAGGTGACATGAGTTTCGTCGGCCCCCGCCCCGCCCTGTTCAACCAGGATGACCTCATCGCCCTGCGTACCGAACGTGAAGTTCACCGCATCCTCCCCGGCCTCACTGGCTGGGCGCAAATCAACGGGCGTGATGAACTCCCTATTCCGCAAAAAGTGGCGTTGGACGCCGAATACCTGCTGCGCCAATCCTTCTGGTTTGACCTCAAAATTATCTGGCTGACGGCGCTCAAGGTCATGCGCAGCGAAGGCGTGACCCATTAA
- a CDS encoding IS4/Tn5 family transposase DNA-binding protein, giving the protein MNWSSTELNDLDLGDNRLEVRAATILNAMLHAPQSSIPKACRIRSSTLATYRFFWNEAVSHEALMASHFEATECRIRQQDSKIILCIQDTTELDFNGQETEGLGRLSYDRQRGMYLIWPSNSGHLKK; this is encoded by the coding sequence ATGAACTGGTCATCCACCGAACTTAACGATCTTGACTTGGGAGACAATCGTCTCGAAGTCCGCGCCGCCACGATCCTCAACGCCATGTTGCACGCCCCGCAATCCAGCATCCCCAAGGCTTGCCGGATCAGGTCAAGCACCTTGGCAACCTACCGTTTCTTCTGGAATGAGGCGGTTAGCCATGAAGCATTGATGGCCTCACACTTTGAGGCGACCGAGTGCCGAATCCGTCAACAGGACTCGAAGATAATCCTGTGCATCCAGGACACCACTGAACTGGACTTCAACGGGCAGGAAACCGAAGGTCTGGGCCGGTTATCCTACGACAGGCAACGCGGGATGTACCTGATCTGGCCCAGCAATTCCGGACATCTCAAGAAGTGA
- a CDS encoding IS3 family transposase (programmed frameshift), whose translation MKTAKTDKKPYTRHSASYKAEALKLAERLGVPEAARQLGLREPQLYQWRSQQQHQQTVSQREQELSTENARLRRELAVAQEEVSILKKGQRVLCETAQVKYAFIREHRTQFRLKTLCHLLAVSRSGYYEWLVQVERKQRRQQQKAEFDQEVARLFTKHKSRSGARRLQRILVKQGHACNRKTVAASLRRQGLVAKAARKFKATTNSNHNLPVFDNLLGQDFTATAPNQKWVGDITYLGTDEGWPYLAVVIDLFSRQVIGWAMGERMAADLVCDALQMAIFKRKRPKGVVVHSDRGSQYCSHAYRDLLQKYQLLGSMSAKGNCYDNACAESFFHSLKVEAIQGERFATREHMKQTVFEYIETDYNRNRLHSTLGYLSPVDFEAKALTS comes from the exons ATGAAAACTGCAAAAACCGACAAAAAGCCCTATACCCGCCACAGCGCCAGCTACAAGGCTGAAGCCCTGAAACTGGCAGAGCGGCTTGGTGTACCTGAAGCAGCGCGGCAATTGGGCTTGCGCGAACCGCAACTGTACCAATGGCGCAGCCAGCAACAGCACCAACAGACGGTCAGCCAACGTGAACAGGAACTGTCAACCGAAAACGCCCGCTTGCGCCGTGAACTGGCAGTAGCACAGGAAGAGGTGTCCATCCTAAAAAAAG GCCAGCGCGTACTTTGCGAAACAGCTCAAGTGAAGTACGCCTTTATCCGGGAGCACCGCACCCAATTCAGGCTGAAAACCCTCTGCCACCTGTTGGCGGTGTCCCGCAGCGGTTACTACGAATGGCTGGTTCAAGTGGAGCGCAAGCAACGCCGCCAGCAACAAAAAGCTGAGTTTGATCAGGAGGTTGCCCGCTTGTTTACCAAACACAAAAGCCGTTCCGGCGCACGCCGGTTGCAACGTATATTGGTCAAACAAGGCCATGCCTGTAACCGCAAGACCGTTGCTGCCAGCCTGCGCCGCCAAGGGCTGGTTGCCAAGGCTGCCCGTAAGTTCAAGGCCACCACCAACAGTAACCACAACCTGCCGGTATTTGATAACCTGCTGGGGCAAGACTTCACCGCCACAGCACCCAACCAAAAGTGGGTGGGTGACATCACCTACCTGGGGACAGACGAAGGCTGGCCCTATCTCGCCGTTGTGATTGACCTGTTTTCACGCCAGGTGATTGGCTGGGCTATGGGTGAGCGCATGGCCGCTGATTTGGTGTGTGATGCCCTGCAAATGGCCATTTTCAAGCGCAAACGCCCCAAAGGCGTGGTTGTGCATTCTGACCGTGGCAGCCAATACTGTTCACATGCCTACCGGGATTTGTTACAAAAGTATCAACTGCTTGGCAGCATGAGTGCCAAAGGGAACTGTTATGACAATGCCTGTGCTGAAAGCTTCTTCCATTCCCTGAAAGTGGAGGCCATCCAGGGTGAACGCTTTGCCACCCGTGAACATATGAAGCAAACCGTGTTTGAATATATCGAAACGGACTACAACCGCAACCGCCTGCACAGTACACTTGGCTATCTCAGCCCGGTGGACTTTGAGGCTAAAGCCCTCACTTCTTGA
- a CDS encoding EpsG family protein has protein sequence MNLTTLHLYLFVSFVALIGFSTKVKKLHKYYKIGIYFILLLGSTLLLARDPLAPNDAYNYIIMYNNSDSFRQIFNAYHGNYFFSFTQFIGNYFNVEAERFLLIQSFLLFLLTLISFRLIFRESHEYLLGISLFLLTSTFILLYTNVIRQGLALSLLFLALGFFLRKSYINSYLAMALSFFSHYSAIIFILFIFTQSFIKINNRSYFYILITPLVIAPAYYILPNLSNFFSKIDTFSEKSYENALVYAKIFILYISLILFFYLGKKNNLFSIKKYSFLFKIYWLLVIFTFFTLPVLLLASRFLYYASALMPLLFTIVIFRSKSSLRISYRLFISFISTLIYGYFVYSYSSTQQMLGIYF, from the coding sequence ATGAATCTTACTACACTGCACCTATACTTATTTGTTAGCTTTGTTGCACTAATAGGTTTTAGCACAAAAGTAAAAAAATTACATAAGTATTACAAAATAGGGATTTACTTTATACTTCTACTAGGGTCTACTCTTCTATTAGCTAGAGACCCTCTAGCACCAAATGATGCTTATAATTATATAATAATGTATAATAATAGTGATAGTTTTAGGCAAATTTTTAACGCTTATCATGGTAACTATTTTTTTTCTTTTACTCAATTTATTGGAAATTATTTTAATGTAGAAGCAGAAAGATTTCTTCTTATTCAATCCTTTCTGCTTTTTCTTTTAACTTTAATATCATTCAGACTTATTTTTAGAGAAAGCCATGAGTACCTTCTAGGCATATCATTATTTTTATTAACATCAACTTTTATTTTATTATATACTAATGTTATCAGACAAGGCTTGGCTCTATCATTGTTGTTTTTGGCATTGGGTTTTTTCTTAAGAAAGTCGTATATAAACTCATATTTAGCCATGGCACTTTCTTTCTTTTCACACTATTCGGCAATAATTTTTATATTATTTATTTTCACACAATCATTTATAAAAATAAATAACAGGTCTTACTTTTATATTTTAATAACCCCACTTGTGATAGCTCCAGCTTATTACATACTACCAAATCTTAGTAATTTTTTCTCAAAAATAGATACCTTTTCCGAAAAAAGTTATGAGAACGCACTAGTTTATGCAAAAATCTTCATACTATATATCTCTCTTATTTTATTTTTCTATTTAGGGAAAAAAAATAACTTGTTCAGCATTAAAAAATATAGTTTCTTGTTTAAAATTTATTGGCTTTTAGTCATTTTTACGTTTTTTACACTTCCTGTATTACTCTTAGCCTCTCGCTTCCTATATTACGCCAGTGCATTAATGCCATTATTGTTTACTATTGTAATTTTTCGCTCTAAAAGCTCTTTAAGAATAAGTTATAGGCTATTTATAAGCTTCATTTCAACATTAATATATGGCTACTTTGTTTATAGTTACTCATCTACGCAACAGATGTTAGGAATATATTTTTGA
- a CDS encoding glycosyltransferase, translating into MKKILYITSTLKNSGPTNQLFNLIKYLDRSQFTPHLITLSPEPTDSRWKDYKNIGVQLHTLNLSRFSGMLFAKEYLYNLIKVIQPDLIHTQGIRADSLLASLRLNAPWVMTSRNFPPDDYPSKFGRLKGALMIRQHFSTMKHCKYLVTCSKTIQKKLSTVGIQGIAIQNGVQTSIGDPSKVSLFNDLPRPIFISVGSLIPRKNMHLLIKSFADLSKKDKGTLIILGDGPLMNQLSATAIKDVHLVGNVNNVPDYLAGADYFVSSSLSEGLPNTVLEALAAGLPVILSDIESHQEIAYESSKSCKIFSLKAGSTSLAETMASATKDFDDTARLDAKRLANDVFSAKRMSINYQEFYNSIWEMK; encoded by the coding sequence TTGAAAAAAATTCTTTACATTACTAGTACACTTAAAAACTCTGGTCCAACTAATCAACTCTTTAATCTAATAAAGTATCTTGATCGAAGCCAGTTTACCCCTCATCTCATAACTCTTTCTCCAGAGCCAACGGATAGCAGATGGAAAGACTACAAAAATATAGGTGTCCAACTACATACACTTAACTTATCTCGATTCTCAGGTATGCTCTTTGCTAAAGAGTATCTCTACAACCTAATCAAGGTAATTCAACCGGATTTGATTCATACGCAAGGAATACGCGCTGATAGTCTGTTGGCTTCACTCCGCCTCAATGCTCCTTGGGTGATGACTTCACGTAACTTTCCTCCTGATGACTATCCAAGCAAATTTGGTCGCTTAAAAGGTGCACTAATGATTAGACAACATTTTTCGACCATGAAGCATTGTAAGTACTTAGTTACTTGCTCTAAAACCATACAGAAAAAATTATCAACTGTAGGTATTCAAGGAATAGCGATACAAAATGGAGTACAAACCTCGATAGGTGATCCATCAAAAGTTTCTTTATTTAATGATTTACCTCGACCTATCTTTATTTCAGTAGGCAGCTTGATTCCACGTAAAAACATGCACTTATTAATCAAGTCCTTTGCTGATTTATCTAAAAAAGATAAAGGCACTCTTATTATCTTGGGTGATGGTCCATTGATGAATCAATTAAGTGCAACTGCTATCAAAGATGTTCATCTCGTTGGTAATGTTAATAATGTTCCTGACTACCTTGCAGGTGCTGATTACTTTGTCTCTTCTTCTTTATCAGAGGGTTTACCTAATACTGTGCTTGAAGCATTAGCGGCTGGTCTTCCAGTTATTTTATCAGATATTGAATCACATCAGGAAATCGCTTATGAATCCTCAAAATCTTGTAAAATATTCAGCCTAAAAGCAGGCTCAACATCTTTAGCTGAGACTATGGCAAGTGCAACTAAAGACTTCGATGATACTGCACGATTGGATGCAAAGAGACTTGCTAATGATGTTTTTTCAGCAAAGCGTATGTCTATAAATTATCAGGAATTTTATAACAGCATATGGGAGATGAAGTGA
- a CDS encoding UDP-glucose 4-epimerase family protein — translation MNKLLITGATGFVGSALIQHLHQQGHTLTAAVRRVTDSLPSNIQQAPIGNLLPDTNWTPALNNVDTIIHLAARVHVMHDTATAPLTEFRRTNTAATLNLAQQAAAAGVRRLIYLSSIKVNGETTAPGQPFVASTTLSHHAVNCPSTSLRARTRSLSEAEVDPYGQSKQEAEQGLREIAQQTGLEVVIIRPPLVYGAGVKANFHNMMHWLHKGIPLPLGNIHNQRSLVALPNLIDLITTSIDHPAAANQTFLVSDGEDLSTTELLQRLSRALGKPARLLPIPQSWLETALTLVGKRAIAQRLCGNLQVDISKTHDLLGWSPPVSVDAALRQTAQAYLTNTQRNKQS, via the coding sequence TTGAACAAACTCTTAATCACTGGTGCTACCGGCTTCGTCGGCTCTGCCCTCATCCAACACCTACACCAACAAGGTCACACCCTCACCGCAGCAGTACGCCGCGTCACCGATAGCCTCCCCTCCAATATCCAACAAGCCCCCATAGGCAACCTACTCCCCGACACCAACTGGACACCCGCCCTCAATAATGTGGATACCATCATCCACCTCGCCGCCCGTGTCCACGTCATGCACGACACCGCCACCGCCCCCTTAACCGAATTCCGCCGCACCAACACCGCCGCCACCCTCAACCTCGCCCAACAAGCCGCCGCAGCCGGAGTACGCCGCCTCATCTACCTAAGCTCCATTAAAGTCAACGGCGAAACCACCGCACCGGGGCAACCTTTCGTGGCTTCGACTACGCTCAGCCACCACGCTGTGAATTGCCCTTCGACTTCGCTCAGGGCGCGAACTCGGTCACTGAGCGAAGCCGAAGTAGACCCCTACGGACAATCCAAACAAGAAGCCGAACAAGGCTTACGTGAAATCGCCCAACAAACCGGCTTAGAAGTCGTCATTATCCGCCCCCCCCTAGTCTACGGCGCAGGCGTAAAAGCCAACTTCCACAATATGATGCACTGGCTACACAAAGGCATCCCCCTCCCCCTAGGCAACATCCATAACCAACGCAGCCTAGTCGCCCTGCCCAACCTCATCGACTTAATCACCACCTCCATCGACCACCCTGCCGCCGCCAACCAAACCTTCCTCGTCTCTGACGGCGAAGACCTTTCCACCACCGAACTCTTGCAACGCCTCAGCCGCGCCTTGGGCAAACCCGCCCGCTTACTCCCCATCCCCCAAAGCTGGCTGGAAACCGCCCTAACCCTGGTGGGCAAACGCGCCATCGCCCAACGCCTCTGCGGCAACCTGCAAGTCGACATCAGTAAAACCCACGACCTGCTCGGCTGGTCTCCCCCCGTCAGCGTCGATGCAGCCCTGCGTCAGACTGCCCAAGCCTATCTCACCAATACCCAACGTAATAAGCAATCATAA
- a CDS encoding transposase: MGSLISLASLTSDEACYQQVRVLRWPDGTVCPHCGSRDCSGQVKPDTLLSGFSQLSCLKFNRSFVPNGCM, from the coding sequence ATGGGCAGTTTGATTAGCCTAGCCAGCCTGACCAGTGATGAAGCTTGCTACCAGCAAGTGCGTGTGTTGCGCTGGCCTGACGGTACGGTGTGCCCACATTGCGGTTCACGGGACTGTTCTGGTCAAGTAAAACCGGACACCTTGTTAAGCGGATTTAGCCAATTGTCCTGTCTCAAATTCAATCGGAGTTTTGTCCCCAATGGTTGTATGTAG